Genomic segment of Actinomycetes bacterium:
GCCCTGGACCTCGACCAGGCCGCCCAGGCCGGTCATGACCACGTTCATGTCGGTCTCGGCGCGCATGTCCTCCTCGTAGGGCAGGTCGAGGCAGGGGACGCCGTCGACGATGCCGGCGCTGACCGCGGCGACGTGGTCTCGCAGCGGGAAGGTCCTGGCCCGCTTCTCCTGCATGAGCCGGTGGCAGGCGGCGAACAGGGCCACCCAGGCCCCGGTGATGGAGGCGCAGCGGGTGCCGCCGTCGGCCTGGAGCACATCGCAGTCGACCCACAGAGTCGACTCGGGCAGCGCCCCGGTGTCGGTGACGGCGCGCAGCGAGCGGCCGATGAGGCGCTGGATCTCGTGGGTGCGGCCGCCGGGGCGGCCCTTGGCCACCTCGCGGGAGGAGCGCTCGCTGGTCGACCCGGGCAGCATCGAGTACTCGGCGGTGATCCACCCCTTGCCAGTGCCGCGCAGGAACGGGGGCGTCCGGTCCTCGTGGCTGACCGCGCACACGACCCTGGTGCGGCCGATCTCGACCAGGGCCGAGGCGTAGGCGGTCTCCTGCCAGCCGAGCGTGATGGCGATCGGCCGCAGCGCGTCAGGGGCGCGGCCGTCCTTTCGGGTCACGGCATTCCTCCGAGCTGGTAGACGTTGCCCTCGACGGCCACGTCGAGGTCGCCGCCGTACGCCTGGCGGGCGCGGTCGACGGCGACCCGGGGGTCGTCGTGGGGACGAAGATGGGTGAGGACGAGCCGGTCCACGCCGGCCTCGGCGGCGAACCGGCCGGCGCCCGCGGGCGTCATGTGGAACGGCTCGGCGCCCGAGGGCTGCTCGGTCCAGGCCGCCTCGCAGACGAACAGGTCGGCGCCGTCGGCCAGCCGCCCGAGCCCGTCGCAGGGCCCGGAGTCGGCCGAGTAGGCGATCGTGCGGCCCCCGGCGACGGCCCGGACCCCGTAGGTCTCGAGGCTGTGGACGGTGGCGACCGCGGTGAGGGTGAGCGGGCCGAAGCGCAGGCACTCGCCGTCGGCGAGCTCGTGCACCTGGAACGCGTCCTCGAGCAGCGACGACGTGCCGGTCGAGACGAGCCCGCTCAAGTGGTCGGCCCAGCCGGCCGGGCCGAACACGGGGACGCGGGTGCCTGCCGGCTCGAAGTCGCCGTAGCGGAGGGTGTAGTAGGCGAGGGGGAGGTCGCTCAGGTGATCGACGTGCAGGTGGCTCACCCAGATCGCGTCCAGCTCGGTCGGCGAGGTGTAGCGCAGCAGGTTGGCCAGAGTGCCCCCGCCGGTGTCCACCCACACCCGCACCGGCCTGCCCCTGCCGTCGCCGCCGGGCGCCGCCTCCAGCAGGTAGCCGGAGCAGGCCCGCCCGGGGGCCGGGTAGGTGCCGCAGGACCCGAGCACGGTGAGCCGGATCACGGCGCGGTCGCCTCGGCCGGCTCGGGCAGCGCGCCCCGGGCCGCCGCAGGCCCCGCGCTGCACCGCTCCACCCGGTTGACCTCCGGGCCGAGGAAGCGGGCGCCGAGCCGGCGGAAGTGGTCGGGGTCGCCAGAGGCGAGGAAGCGGTGGCTCGGCACCGCCCCGTAGGGGGCGTGCAGGCCGGCCCGGGTCAGCTCGGCGAACACGTTGCGGGCGGTCCACTCGGCCGAGTTGACCAGGAAGACGTCGGGGCCCATGAGGTAGCCGATGACCCCGGTCAGCAGCGGGTAGTGGGTGCAGGCCAGGATCAGGGTGTCGACGTCGGCCCGGACCAGCGGGCGCAGGTAGGCGCCGGCAACGTCGAGGATCGGCTGGCCGGTGGTCTCGCCCCGCTCGACGAACTCGACCAGGCCCGGGCATGCCTGGGAGGTGACGGTGACGTTCTCGTGGGTGTCCCGGATCGCCTCGAGGTAGCGGCCGGAGCCGATCGTGCCCTTGGTGCCGATCACCCCGATGCTGCGGTTGCGGGTGAGCCGGACCGCCGCGCGCACCGCCGGCTCGATCACCTCGACGACCGGGACGGGGTAGGCCGCGCGCAGCTCGTCCAGGGCGGCCGCCGAGGCGGTGTTGCAGGCCACCACCACCAGCTTGACGTCCTGGGCGAGCAGCAGGTCCATGATCTCCGCGGCGAAGCGGCGCACCTCGGGCTGGGGACGGGGGCCGTAGGGGCCGCGTTGGGTGTCGCCGAAGTAGATGACCGACTCGTGTGGCAGCAGGTCGATGACCGCGCGCGCGACGGTGAGCCCGCCCACGCCGGCATCGAAGATCCCGATGGGTCGCGTGTCCATGCCCGGCACGATACCGCAGCGCGCGGTCGGGGCCGGTGACCGCGCCGACGGTGCGCGCGGCGGTCCGGCTCACCCGCAACCGCAGCATCGGGGTGATCGGCACCAAGGGCACGATCGGCTCCGGCCGCTACCTCGAGCCGCTACCTCAGGGGCACGATCGGCTCCGGCCGCTACCTCGATACGATCGGCTCCGGCCGCTATCTCGAGGGGTACGATCGGCTCCGGCCGCTACCTCGAGGGGTCAGGCCCAGAGCTGGCCGCGCAGCCCCGCCTCGGCGCGCTCGGGGTCGGCGCCGTAGGCGCCGGTGGACAGGTACTTCCAGCCCCCGTCGCAGACCAGCAGCACGATGTCGGCCTGCTCGGCCTGCTCGGCCAGCCGCAGCGCCACGTGCAGGATCGCACCGCTGGAGATGCCGGCGAAGACCCCTTCGACGGCGGCCAGCTCGCGGGTGCGGCGCAGGGCGTCGGCCGAGTTCACCTTGATGCGCCGGTCGAGCAGGGTCTCGTCGAAGATCGGGGGGACGAAGCCCTCGTCGAGGTTGCGCAGCCCGTACACCAGGTCGCCGTACTCGGGCTCGGCGGCGACGATCTGCACGGCGGGGTTCTGCTCCTTGAGGTAGCGGCCCACGCCCATGAGGGTCCCGGTGGTGCCGAGCCCGGCCACGAAGTGGGTGACCTCGGGCAGGTCCCGCCAGATCTCGGGCCCGGTGGTCTCGTAGTGGGCGAGCGCGTTGGCCGGGTTGCCGTACTGGTAGAGCATGACCCAGCCGGGGTTGGCGGCGGCCAGCTCCTTGGCCACCCCGATCGAGCCGTTGGAGCCCTTGGCGGCCGGCGAGAGCGTCACCTGGGCGCCGTACAGCTCGAGGAGCTGGCGGCGCTCCTTGGAGGTGTTCTCGGGCATGACGACCACCAGCCGGTAGCCGCGCAAACGGGCGACCAGCGCCAGCGAGATGCCGGTGTTGCCACTCGACGGTTCGAGGAGGGTCGCGCCCGGGGTGAGCCGGCCGGTCTTCTCGGCGTCCACCACCATCGCCTTGGCGATGCGGTCCTTGACGCTGCCGGTCGGGTTCTGCCCCTCGAGCTTGGCCCAGAGCCGCACGTCGGGCCGGGGCGAGAGCCGGGGCAGGCCCACCAGCGGGGTGTTGCCGATCGCGTCGACCAGATCCTCGTACCGCACGTCGCTCACCCGCTCCCGCCGTTGACCGGGTGGCTGGGCATGAGCCCCCCGGACCCCCTGGCCGCCGGGGGGCTGGGCATGAGCCCCCCAGACCCCCTGGCCGCCGGGGGGCCAGGCGTGAGCCCCCCGGACCCCCCGGCCACGGCGGGCAGGATGGCGACCACGTCGCCCTCGGCCAGCTTGGCGTCCAGGGCGCCGAGGAAGCGGACGTCCTCGTCGTTGACGTAGACGTTGACGAAGCGGTGCAGGCTGCCGTCCTCGTTGAGGAGCTGGCTGGCGATGCCCGGGTAGCGCTCGTCCAGGTCGGCGAGCAGGCTGCGGATGGTGTCGCCCTCGGCGGCGACGCTCTTGGCGCCGTCCGAGTACTTGCGGAGGATGGTCGGGATGCGGACTTCGACAGGCATGGGTGGCGGGCCTCCTGGGCGGTTGGGGTGGGCGGCGGCCGGAGGCCGGTCACGCCGACAGCGGTCGGCGAGCTCGGCCGCGGCTCAGGCGCCGTGCGCCGGCCGGCGCCGACATCGCCCGTAGCGGGCGGCCGGACCCTGGCGGTGCCAGACCGGCGAGGCGAGCCCGGCGGCGGGCCCGGGAGGGGGCGGCGCGGGACGCACCGGGCTCACCCGGCCACCGCCGGGCTCGCCTGGTCGACGATCTCGACCGGCTCCTCGGTCACTTGGCCGTCGACGATGCGGAACGCGCGCAGCTCGGGCGCTTCCTGGTCGGCCAGCGAGAGGATGAGGTAGGCAGCGTCCGGGTAGCGCGCCAGCTCGACGTCGGTGCGGGACGGGTACGCCTCGGTGAAGGTGTGGGAGTGGAAGATCCCGACCAGGTCCCAGCCCAGCTCGTCCATCTCGGTCATGGCCCGGAGCAGGGCTTTCGGCTCGACCACGTAGAAGGTCGGGCTGGCCTCGGCGTTGGGCAGCGCGTAGACCTTCTCCACTCGCCCGTCCCCGCCCAGCAGGGCGCACGCCTCGTTGGGGAACTCCTCCCGGGCGTGGGCGACGAGCGCGTCGTAGCTCAGTTGGTCGATCTCGAACATCGGTCCTTCCAGCCAGGTCCTCATCCGGTCACCCAGTCCCAACCACCCGGGCGGCGCCGATGTTCCGGCGTCTGGGATGCCCAGGTCGAGCGTAGCATCGCGACCAGCGAGCCGACCATGGCCCGCCCGGGCCTCGCGCGCCTCAGGCGATTGCCCTCGCCACCTCAGGCGATTGCCCTCGCCACCTCGGGCGGGTGCGCCTCGCGCGCCCAGGCGGGTGCGCCTCGCGCGCCGCAGGTGAGCGCGCCCCCGCGGGCTCCAGGCGAGCACGCCTCACAGGCCCAAGGCGAGTGTGTCCTGGTCAGCCCGGAGGCAGGCGGCGGACCCGCACAGCCCCGGCCGGGCCGCCGACCACCCGCCCGACCAGGGCGGGCCGCAGGCCGCGGCCGTGCAGGTCGTCGACCAGGCTGGCCAGGGCGCCGGGAGGGACCGCGAGCAGCAGGCCACCCGAGGTCTGGGCGTCGTGGAGCAGGGTGGCGACCACCGGCGGGACGCCCGGGTCGAGCTCCACCTTGCCGGCCAGGAACGCCTCGTTGCTCCTGGTCCCACCGGCGACGAACCCGGCCCCGGCCAGCTCGGCGGCGCCGGGCAGGAACGGCACCCGGGCCGCGTCCACCTCGCCGGCCGCGCCGCTCGCCCGCAGCATGCGGTGGAGGTGGCCGAGCAGCCCGTAGCCGGTCACGTCGGTGGCCGCGCGCACGCCGGCGGCCAGGGCCGCCTCGGACGCGTCCGCGTTCAGGGCGGTCATCGACGCGACCGCGCTCGCCACCGACCCGGGGTCGGCGCCGCCGCGCTTGAGCGCGGTGGCGACCACGCCGGTGCCGAGCGGCTTGGTGAGCACCAGGTGGTCGCCTGGCCTGGCCCGGTCGACGGTGAGCAGGCGGCCCGGGTCGGCCAGGCCGACCACGGCCATGCCGTACTTCGGTTCCGGGTCGTCGACCGAGTGGCCGCCGACGACCAGGCAGCCCGCCTCCCCGGCCACCTCGGCGCCGCCCCGCAGCACCTCGGCGAGCAGCTCGAGGGAGAGGGTCGCGGCCGGCCAGGCGGTCAGGTTGAGCGCGACCAGCGGCCGCCCGCCCATCGCGTACACGTCGGACAGCGCGTTGGCGGCGGCGATCCGCCCCCAGTCACGCGGGTCGTCGACGATGGGGGTGAAGAAGTCGGTGGTGAAGACCAGCGCCCTGGACCCGTCCAGACGGTACACAGCCGCGTCGTCGCCCTCGCCGGCGCCTACCAGCAGGTCGCCGGCTGCCGCACCGAGCCCAGGACCGACCGCCCGCATCAGCTCGTCGAGCGCGGCCAGGGGCAGCTTGCACGCGCACCCGGCGCCGTGGGAGAGCGAGGTCAGGCGGACGGCATCGGTCTGGGACGGCATCGACGCTCCCTCCAGGGGCGGGTGGCTTCTCAGGGGCGGGTGGCTTCTCAGGGGCGGGTGGCTTCACGATCCCTCTAGGTTGGTCCCGCAGGTCCAGCCCCGTCCACCTACGTCCACCCTGGTCCACGTTTTGCCAGGTAGATCGTACCTTCGATGAGGATGAGCAGGACCCTGATCCAGCCTCGTCCACCCTGGATTATTCCGTTCCTGTTCATATTGATGATCCCCCCGCCCCGTGACGGCCGACTCCCTCTGTAACGACCTCGTTACGTCTCGTCCATCCTCGTCCGGCTACGTCCAGCCTCGTCCGCGCTGGTCTGGGGACGCTGCAACCGTCGCAACATCGGGCGAAACGACGTGAGACCCTGTGTAGAACGCATCGTCTGCATAGATAGTGCTCGCGTATAGAAGTTCGTGCGTGGTGGTCATGCAGCCTTCGGGAGTTGCCGTGCTTGGCCAGCCAGCGCAGCAGCCGCGGCGGTCAGGCGCGGGTGAGTCGGCGGGTGCCCCAGATGGCCGCGAGCAGGAGCGCCAGGGTGCCGCCGGCCCACAGCAGCACGCCGATCGGTTGCCGGGTGGCCAGGGGAACCTCAAGGATCTTGGCGAGCTGCGGTGCCAAGAAGACGGTGGCGCCGATCGCCGGCCGCGGGTCGACCGGGGCCAAGGCCAGGGCGCCGAGGAGCAGCGCGGGCAGCAGCAGCCAGGTGACCTGCCCGCCGGTGTCGTTGATGACATAGCCCGTGGCCGTGGCGTCGAGGGCTACCAGGACGGGGACCAGCAGCCACAGCCATGACCGTGGCTGGGGAGGTGGTCGCTGCCAGGCCAGCAGGCCGACGATGGCAATCGGCAGCAGGTAGCCTGCCGCCGTGCCCCATGAGCCCGGCGGCGCGCCAATGTTGATGTTGGTCGCCGCCGGGCTGAACGCGACCGCGGCGGTCAGGGCGGTCAGCACCAGCCCGACGCGCAGGCGCCCGCGCAGCACGCTCAGCGCGCCCAGGATCGGCAGCAGCGCCAGTGGGCTGGGCGGGTAGAGGGTGTGCTGGGAGCGCGCCCACGCCAGCTCGGCCCATTGCGTGTGCAGCGCGGCGGCGGCCTGGCTGAGCAGCAGCAGCAGCGCCCCCAGGTGCAGCCCGCTGTGCCACAGCCTGCCAACCGAGCCGGCGGCGGCCATCCGGGTGCGGGTCCGCAGGCCGCCCACCAGCAGGCTGGCCGCTTCCCTGAGCGCGGGCGGCCGCCGCCCGGGCTGGGTCTGGGCTGCCTCCAGGAGTGTGGTGCGGAGCTCGGCGCCGCGCTCGTGCCGCCAGGCGCGCGGGTAGGCCAGCAGCAGCAGGCGGTACCAGCGCTGGCGGCGGAGCTGTGGTCGGCGGCTCATGCTGGGGACGGCCTGCTTGCCGGTGTGGCGGGCCGGCGCGTGACGATCCGTGCGGCCTGCTCCATCCGGGTTGCTTCCTGGTGCAGCGCGTGGCGGCCCTGTTGGGTCAGGCGGTAGTAGCGGCGCACGCGCCCGTCGACGGTCTCTTGGCGGTCGACGGTGATGTCGCCGCTGCTGGCGAGCCGGTCCAGTGCCTCGTAGAGGGTGCCGGCGGCCAGCCGGACGCGCTGGCCGGACAGCTGGTAGGCGTGCTGGATGATGCCGTAGCCGTGCAGCGGGCCGTCCAGGAGCGCGGCGAGCACGAAGTAGGTGGGTTCCCGCATCGGGCGTGGTGGGCGACGGTCGTGTGCCATGCGCCCAACTATATGTCGGTAACCGAGCCATCACAAGCGTCGGGCCGCAGTCCTGCCATACTGGGGGTCCGCGCGGGTGGTTATGCCGCTTGGCGGAGAGGCTGGTGCTCGGTCAGGTGGCGTTGGCAAGCTGCTCCGTTTCGTCCAGGCGGCACAGGAGTCGGTCCAGGTCCGAACTGGTGAACCGCCAGTCGAACGGCACGGCGGTCTGCTGGTAGCGAGCCTGGAAGCCAAGCAGGCGCTGCTGGGCCTCGGCGAGGTCGGTGAAGTCGTTGGGCGTCAGCACTTTGCGCTGAAACACCGAGAAGACGATCTCGATCTGGTTGAGCCACGAGGCGTGCACGGGCAGATGAACCAAGCACAGGTTCTGTACTCGCCCTCCAGCCGCTGGATGGACGCCTGGCCGCGGTGGGGTGAGCCGTTGTCGACCACCCAGAACACCCGCTCGGCCGACGCGTGCGGCTCGACGGTCATCACCCGCGACAGCGGCACCCCGCGGGTTCGGGGTAGCGAACAGGCGACCGCCTTGGCAGCCGCCACGACCGCGGCCGGGAACACCCGCGGCCGGCCGGGCCGCTTGCGGTCCCGCAGGCCCTGGAATCCCTGTTCCCAGAAGCGTTTGCGCCACTTGATGACGGTGTTGGGCGCGACGCCGACACGCCGGGCGAGCAGCGCGTCGGGCAGCCCCGCCGCGGCGTCCAGCACGATCCTGGCGCGGACCACCTCTCGCCACGGCACCGCTTGGCGGCGGGCCCGGGCCTTGAGGAAGCGGCGCTCCGCTGCCCGCAGGCTGATCTGGAACGGGCCGCGCCCACCTGCTCGTGCCACCACACCTCCCTCCTGGAAGCCGGCCCCGCTGGCCGACCGGGCAGCAGGCTACCGGGGCAGGGGATGATGGGCCGATGCCAGCGCCAACGATCCCCGGGTCGACCAAGGTCTCTCTACACCAGCGGCTGCTGGACCAGGCACGTCAGCGGTGGGGCGAGCTCGCCGACGTGCACGTGCGCTTCCGTGGCCGGTTCGCCTACCTCGACGGTGAGCTGCACACCGGCGAGGCCTCCGGTTGTGCCGGCTGCGCTACGAGCGCTCGGCCAGCCTGTGGGGGTTCGCCATCTACCTCGCCAGCCGGGACGGCTACCAGGACTCAGTCCTGCCAAGCGGCCTGCCGACCGGCACGCCCGAGGAGGCCCCGGACTGCGCCTGCGGGCTGTACCTCAACGACCCCACCGCCTGGCAGAACAACCTCCCACCAGCCAGCTCCTGACCACCCACGAACTTCCATTAGGGCAGTACTACGGCTCCGGGTTGACGTGGCCTCGGCTTGCGCCGGGCCAACCGCGGCATGCGGTCTGCCGTGTGGCGCCGAGCCGCTCCCACGGCCAGGCCAGGTGGGCGCGTCTGAGCCGCACGGGACCCCGCCGGGTGGAACGGCCGTTGTCGCTGGCCTGGCGGGCCGGAACCGGCGCGGCTGCACGTCGGGCAGACCGGCGCATCCGGGCCAGCGGTGTCCTTGTTGTCCAGGCGTGGTCAGCGTTGGGGTGATGGTGCGGGCGCGCCGGAGGCGCCGTCGCCGGCGGCGCGGTGGACCTGCGTGACGGTGCCGGCCGGGGTTGCGGTGAGCTGTAGGCCCCGCTCGGTGAGCCGGTTCTCGAGCCCTTCGACACCGTCGGCGACGGTGTCGGGCAGGTTGTAGAACTCCTCGAGGATGGCGCGGGCGATGTCGTCGTCGATGACGGTGGCGTCCCAGTGCACCTCGTCGCCGTCGGTGGTGATGCTGGAGTCAAAGAATGGGCAGCATGCCTTCTCGCGGGCGGCAAGGTCGCCTGTCCAGGCTTGGATGCCGTCGTCGGCGCGCAACCGGAACCGGATCCCTTCGGCGGTCCGTTCCCGGCCGATGAGGGCCTGGGTGAACAGCCGCTGGTACTCCTGCAGGCGTTCCGGGCCGGTGTCGGGGGCGGTGGTCATGTCGCAGACGATCGGTGTGGTGGTTGCCGGGCTGTCCATCGGTGCTGCTCCTCGGGTTGTGGTCGGGTGTTGCGCCCTGTCACCGCCAACCTTAAACTCTGGACCTAAGTTCAGAGTCAAGCGGTGAGGCGTGTGAAGATCGGCCAGGTCGCAGCGGAAGCCGACGTGAGCGTGGACACGGTCCGCTTCTACGAACGGCGCGGTGTGCTGCCGACACCAGCGCGCCGGCCGTCGGGCTATCGCAGCTACACCGCGTCCACGGTGGAGCGGATCCGGATGGCGCGCGCCCTGCAGCAGCTGGGGTTCACGCTGGAGGAGGTCATCGACGCGCTCCACGCCCATGACGCCGGCACCGCGACCTGCGACAGCGAGCGGTGGCGGCTGGAGGCCGTGGTCGACCGGATCGACGCCAAGATCGCCCAACTGCGCCGGACCCGCCGCACCATCACCACGACGATCCAGGAGTGCCGGGCCGGCCGCTGCCGGTTCACACCAACCCTCGATGGTGACCCGCCGCGCTGACGTCTCCGCGGTCGGGCGGCGGCGACCTGGCGAGGGCGGACACGACGGCGCGCACCAGGAGGGCCTGCCGTCCAGGCACCGGCGTGGCATCGGCAACGCCAGCACGACCGCTGTGGCCCGGCCGGTTGTGACGATCGTCGGCACGAGCCCGAAGACGCTGCGTCAGGACCATGAGCCCTTCCGCGTCGCGGCGTGTGGCGCCGGGTGATCAGGTGGTGGGGTCGTGGTCGATGGGCAGGAGCACGAGCGCACGAGCGCAGCCGCGGCGATCCTGCCGATCTCCCAGGGGCAGCAGCCGACGTTGCGTAGGGCCTTGAAGGTGGTCTTGAGTCAGGGCCCCGGCAAGTCGCGGTCTGCCCCAAAGGCCCGACCATGCCTGTCGCTGGAGGCTGGCTCCCGGCCTGGACCAGCGCGGTCGCGTGGCGCCGGGCCACGACCCTAGGGCCATCGGACAAACAGGGACGAACCGCGACCTCGCCGGGGCCCTGCCTCAGGGGTCACCTGTGCACCAAGTCGTGATGTTTCATCACGGACGCTCGATGGGCAGAATAGTCAGCGAGGCACATCGATCGGCCTTTGTCCCCAGATTCTCTCTTGAGGCACGCGCACAAGCGGCTACCCCACATCGGCATCCAAAGGGAGGGCCCATGTCCGAATCCTCGGGAGGACCCGGCACCTCGGGAGAACCCGTCTCTCGGGCTGCCAGCGAGCCAGGCACTGAGCCGGGCGTCAAGCGCAAGCCGCTCTACCATCACCTGTACTTCTGGGTGCTGCTCGCGATCGTTGCGGGTGCAGTCGTGGGAGTGGTCGCGCCGAGCTTCGCGGTTGAGCTCAAGCCGCTGGCCGACGGCTTCGTCAAGCTCATCCGGATGCTCATCGCCCCGATCATCTTCACAACGGTCGTGGTGGGCATCGCCTCGCTGGGCAACCTCACCGAGGCCGGCCGGCTCGGGGTTAAGGCTCTTGCGTACTTCATCACCATGACGCTGATCGCCCTCGCGATCGGCCTCGTCGTCGTCAACGTGATCCACCCCGGAGTGGGACTCAACGTCACCCCCGACCCAGCGGACGCGAAGGAGACGCTCGGCAGCCTGCAGGAGACCCCGAGCGGAATCGTTCCGTTCCTGCTGCACATCATCCCCGACACCTTCGTCGGTGCCTTCGCCGAGGGCGAGATCATCCAGGTGCTGTTCATCGCCGTACTAAGCGGCATCGCGCTCACGGCGATCGGCAGTCTCGGCGCCGGGATCGTGGCCGGGATCGACGCCATCGGCAAGATGATCTTCCGAATCGTGCACATCGTTCTGTACGCCGCCCCCATCGGCGCCTTCGGCGGCATGGCCTACACCGTGGGCCGCTTCGACATCGGGGTACTCGGCAACCTGGCGACCCTCATGGTGGCCTTCTACCTGACCTGCCTGTTGTTCATCCTGGTCGTCCTCGGCGGGGTCGCTGCGGCCTTGGGGCGCTTCAACATCCTGAAATTCATCCGGCTCATCAAGGACGAGCTGCTCATCGTGCTGGGCACTTCGTCGTCGGAGTCGGTGCTGCCGCGGATCATGGCCAAGCTGCAGAACGCCGGGGCGGCCAAGTCCGTGGTCGGGCTGACCATCCCTACTGGTTATTCGTTCAACCTTGACGGCACGTGCATCTACCTGACGATGGGGGCGATCTTCATCGCGCAGGCGACGAACACGCGGATGTCCATCGGGCAGCAAATCGGCCTGCTTCTGCTGCTGCTCCTGGTGTCGAAGGGCGCAGCCGGGGTCACCGGCGCCGGCCTCGTGACGCTGGCCGCCGGGCTGCAGGCCTTCGGCCACGTCCCCGCCGTGGGCATCGCGCTCATCGTCGGCATCGACCGCTTCATGTCCGAGGCCCGGGCGATCACCAACCTCATTGGCAACGGCGTGGCCACGATGGTCATCGCCAGGTGGGAGGGCGAGCGAGACGAGGAACGGTTCCGCGAGGTCCTCGACGACCCGTCACTGATCGAGGACATCGACGTGCCCGAGGACTACGAGACCCCGGAGGAGTACGCGGAGTCCCACCGGCCCTCCGCTCTCACACATTGAACAGACTGGGGCGGGACCGTGACGCCTGCATCTCACTAATTTGTCGGAAACCATTGGATTGGCCGGAGAGGCACTCTCGAGAGGAAACGAGGCCCGAACTGTACCTACCGAAGAAGTAGTCGCCGAAGCCCTCTCAGTGTAGGTGTTCTCGGCGTCGAGTCGAGAAGGTGGCGGAATGTCCGAGCGTCCATATGAGCTGGTCCAAACGGCGGCGGGTACGGTGGCGCGGGTCCGCATCCGTGGCCGTTCGGTGCTGGCATCTCCGCTGTTGAACCGGGGGACGGCGTTCACCCCCGAGGAGCGGCAGGCGCTGGGGTTGACCGGTCTGCTGCCTTCCGGCGTGTCGACGATGGAGGCGCAGCTGCGCCGTACGTATGCGCAGTTCGGCCGGCAGGCCGACGATCTGGGAAAGAACGTGTATTTGGGCAACCTGCGGGACCGCAACGAGGTGCTGTTCTACCGGCTGCTCACCGAGCACCTCGAGGAGATGCTGCCGATCGTCTACACCCCGACGATCGGCCAGGCGATCGAGCGGTTCAGCCACGAGTTCCGCCGCCCGCGCGGGGTCTACCTGTCCGTCGACCACCCCGAGAACGTGGAGGAGGCGTTCCGTAACCACGGCACGGGCGCCGAGGATGTCGACCTGATCGTGGCGACCGACTCCGAGGGCATCCTCGGTATCGGGGACTGGGGTGTGGGCGGGATCGAGATCGCCATCGGGAAGTTGGCCGTGTACATCGCGGCGGCGGGCATCCACCCGCTCCGGGTGATCCCGGTGGTGTTGGACATGGGCACCGACAACCTGGCGTTGCTCAGCGACGACATGTACCTGGGGAACCGGCACGCCCGGGTACGCGACCACCGCTACGACGAGCTCATCGACGCGTACGTCACGGCGGCGACGAAGCTGTTCCCCAACGCGCTGCTGCACTGGGAGGACTTCGGGGTCAGCAACGCGCGGCGGATCCTGAACAAGTACGCCGACCAGGTCTGCACGTTCAACGACGACATGCAAGGCACCGCGGCGGTCGTCCTGGCCGCCGCGGTCGCCGCCGTGCGCGTCGCGGGCGGCCGGATGCGCGACCAGCGCGTGGTCATCCACGGCGCCGGTACCGCCGGGATGGGCATCGCCGACATGATGCGCGACGTCATGGTCCGCGAGGGGCTGACCCGCGAGGAGGCCACCCGACGGTTCTACGCCCTAGACCGCAAGGGGCTGATCACCGATGACCGGGCCGCCACCTTGCGT
This window contains:
- a CDS encoding NAD-dependent malic enzyme, with protein sequence MSERPYELVQTAAGTVARVRIRGRSVLASPLLNRGTAFTPEERQALGLTGLLPSGVSTMEAQLRRTYAQFGRQADDLGKNVYLGNLRDRNEVLFYRLLTEHLEEMLPIVYTPTIGQAIERFSHEFRRPRGVYLSVDHPENVEEAFRNHGTGAEDVDLIVATDSEGILGIGDWGVGGIEIAIGKLAVYIAAAGIHPLRVIPVVLDMGTDNLALLSDDMYLGNRHARVRDHRYDELIDAYVTAATKLFPNALLHWEDFGVSNARRILNKYADQVCTFNDDMQGTAAVVLAAAVAAVRVAGGRMRDQRVVIHGAGTAGMGIADMMRDVMVREGLTREEATRRFYALDRKGLITDDRAATLRDFQMPYARPAGEVANWSRSGDGIGLADVVANAEPTMLIGTSTQPAAFSEQIVRQMASKVERPIIMPLSNPTSKCEALPQDLIRWTEGRALVATGSPFPPVTYEGRTYRIAQANNALIFPGLGLGVAVAKARRINEPMLEAAADAVAELSDAMTLGAALLPPVESLRMVSAAVGVAVALAAEKEGLAQAELSSPVQQIHQAMWRPAYPQIELI
- the dctA gene encoding C4-dicarboxylate transporter DctA, yielding MHQVVMFHHGRSMGRIVSEAHRSAFVPRFSLEARAQAATPHRHPKGGPMSESSGGPGTSGEPVSRAASEPGTEPGVKRKPLYHHLYFWVLLAIVAGAVVGVVAPSFAVELKPLADGFVKLIRMLIAPIIFTTVVVGIASLGNLTEAGRLGVKALAYFITMTLIALAIGLVVVNVIHPGVGLNVTPDPADAKETLGSLQETPSGIVPFLLHIIPDTFVGAFAEGEIIQVLFIAVLSGIALTAIGSLGAGIVAGIDAIGKMIFRIVHIVLYAAPIGAFGGMAYTVGRFDIGVLGNLATLMVAFYLTCLLFILVVLGGVAAALGRFNILKFIRLIKDELLIVLGTSSSESVLPRIMAKLQNAGAAKSVVGLTIPTGYSFNLDGTCIYLTMGAIFIAQATNTRMSIGQQIGLLLLLLLVSKGAAGVTGAGLVTLAAGLQAFGHVPAVGIALIVGIDRFMSEARAITNLIGNGVATMVIARWEGERDEERFREVLDDPSLIEDIDVPEDYETPEEYAESHRPSALTH